AATTATGTTAGTTTGTCCCCGTGATTACGGCTTTCCTGTTCAAATCTACTGTTTTTTAATGTTCAAATCTTCTCCTTTTTTTAATGCGGAAGTTAGTGTAGAATAACGTTTGGGCTAGATTAGGTGAAGAAAAAGGACTAGAATTCTCTTCCCTCATCTTTCCATCAATTTCCATCATCTTCTCTTACATTctcttattttgtctttctcttgctgtaaacaattaatataagatgttgatgtggcttaaccgtgaccgttcaaatatgaGGGGATGGAAGGGGTGGGGgaaaaagaggggagagaatcctactccgaaGAAAAATGCCCATATCTACTGGCGCTATGGGGATTTTCGAACCTCTGGGTTGGTTCAAAAAGAATAGTAGGTATAATGCTATAACAATAAGCACACACCACATTTCAACCTATGAGAGCAAGGTCagagagaaaggtcaaaggACACCAACTGAAGATCCCCATTCAAAATACCAGGTTAGATATATACATGATGAATATGAACCACTATATGGATATGAATCATCATTTCAAGAATTTAATCTAAATTTACATAAATTCTTCGTGTTAAATAAGGGGAAAAAAAGAAGCAGCAAAACATAAgaaaattgcaattttttttttcatttcgaAAGTTTATATTTATTAGACATTGGGCATGAAGCAAACGACCCATATATGGCCAAATATATATAGTAACGTTATTACCAATTACATGGTCGATTTTATTAGTGGTTGTTGACGAAATTTTTTATCCCAGAAATTAGAGCCTCAGTTTGTTCAGCCGTTTGAGGATCCATATCCACCGCAATCTTGTTAAGATAAAAGCTATGACTCATCCCTGGACTAATCAGAAGCTCCACGTCCTTCTTAGCCCTCTTCATGGCGTCATAATATTCCATCTCTGTGTCTACTATCATGTCCATCTCAGCAATGCATAGAAGAAACGGCGGCAGCTTCAGAGTATCTAAAGACGGTGCTCTGGAGCCCATCGGACAAGTTATCGGATGGTCCTTAGTCGACCCCAATGGCAGAGCCAAGCTCAGAAACTTGTCCACCATGTCTAGGGTTAGCATAGGTGACTCTGGCTGCTCCAACTCCGACCTACTCCTCACTGATCGAACGAATCCAGGGTGGATAGGGATCCCACCTGCTAGCCTCAACGGACGCAAATCCACCTTCCCTGCTCGAGCGGCAACTTCATGTACGAGATTTCCACCCGAGCTGTCCCCTATGAGAAAGACACGGTTGAAGTCTGCGTGACTGACTAGCCACTGCTCGTATGATTCACCTTGTGCAACGGAACGAAGCCAGAGCAGCGCATAGAAGCCGTCGATGATTGGAGCGGGGAGACGGTGCTCGGGTGCGAGCCTTAAGTAGACAGAGATACAAATGGCTTTGGCTGAGCGTACGAGCTTGGTGTACATTTGGTAGTACATGTACCAATCAGCCTGGCTTATACAAAAGCCACCTCCGTGGAGATGAAGGATTACAGGGAGCTTCAAAGAATCATCGGGGTTTGTCTCCGGTAGATAAATTCGTAGCCGTAGGTTTTCGTTGACGCAAACATCTCGGGTGGCAACTCCATCGATGAATTCATCATGTGGTGCGACTGGCTCGGTCATGAACTGGACTTGAGGCGGTCCAGTCCATGTCCGATCAACTGAGCCATCGGCGAACACTCTCAGCCAACCAGACACCTCATCAACAAGAACCTTCTGGCAGACCATGgttcatatatatatggataTATCTAGATTACGTGATAATTCTTAGTAGTGCTACA
This is a stretch of genomic DNA from Malus domestica chromosome 02, GDT2T_hap1. It encodes these proteins:
- the LOC114821962 gene encoding probable carboxylesterase 17, with amino-acid sequence MVCQKVLVDEVSGWLRVFADGSVDRTWTGPPQVQFMTEPVAPHDEFIDGVATRDVCVNENLRLRIYLPETNPDDSLKLPVILHLHGGGFCISQADWYMYYQMYTKLVRSAKAICISVYLRLAPEHRLPAPIIDGFYALLWLRSVAQGESYEQWLVSHADFNRVFLIGDSSGGNLVHEVAARAGKVDLRPLRLAGGIPIHPGFVRSVRSRSELEQPESPMLTLDMVDKFLSLALPLGSTKDHPITCPMGSRAPSLDTLKLPPFLLCIAEMDMIVDTEMEYYDAMKRAKKDVELLISPGMSHSFYLNKIAVDMDPQTAEQTEALISGIKNFVNNH